In one window of Henckelia pumila isolate YLH828 chromosome 1, ASM3356847v2, whole genome shotgun sequence DNA:
- the LOC140869088 gene encoding phospholipase SGR2-like isoform X2 encodes MMQLNTWAGSGGEETSPDMLRNTASNIRRLAGEIEQHAGRRKYLAHTRSPSDGGDVRWYFCKVPLTVNELAASVPHTEIVGKGDYFRFGMRDSLAVEASFLQREEELLSSWWKEYAECCEGPSGQPSITSSSTLQKDELSQNSPERIQLYEIEEDRVGVPVKGGLYEVDLTKRHCFPVYWNGENRRVLRGHWFARKGGLDWLPVREDVSEQLEYAYRCQVWHRRTFQESGLFAALVELQGSTPGLQALFTGEDDTWEAWLKCDASGFFRVMGFGGNTFKLRRGYAPSESQKPTQDELHQQQEEEMDDYCSQVPVRHLVFMVHGIGQRLENSNLVDDVGDFRHVTTRLAERHLTSHQRGTQRVLFIPCQWRKGLALSGETSVEKITLDGVRGLRTMLGATVHDVLYYMSPIYCQHIIDSVSNQLNKLYLKFLKRNPGYDGKVSLYGHSLGSVLSYDILCHQEALNLPCSTEWMHNEHERTEASCSGHNLSFGGNPVSNSGDENSKNVEILSMAGPVDNPDLTEDHVDGFPVLSESDGSTTTDIGYQLTNDGSSSCEEDKPSCNLNEIESHTNDSMNHPYSMTSDVLMCEEEKNDKGICDTSKDHTIKLLREEIDLLKKKLKEFEAQCAEKVKQVCSRKTSAAVTPPDPESVQPGKKDISKGYTPLIRYTKLEFSVDTFFAVGSPLGVFLSLRNACIGIGKGKDYWEDENINEEMPACRQMFNVFHPFDPVAYRIEPLICKEYVHKRPIIIPYHRGGKRLYIGFREFREGLASRSEAFVDQLSTVRVKVLTICESRCNDGQDETSEKTQEKQERTYGSFMMERLTGSQEGRIDHVLQDKTFRHAYLSALGSHTNYWRDPDTSLFILQHLYRDIPDEPPSPNAQPEGSSKDKSSLEGWSDPRDVDDEELPLTFADSIYIKKFSHRAKKIMRS; translated from the exons ATGATGCAGTTAAATACCTGGGCTGGTTCTGGTGGTGAGGAGACCTCACCGGACATGTTGAGGAACACAGCGTCGAATATAAGAAGGTTGGCTGGTGAAATTGAGCAGCATGCTGGCCGGCGGAAGTATCTTGCACACACTAGGAGTCCTTCAGATGGCGGAGATGTGCGCTGGTACTTTTGCAAGGTCCCCTTGACAGTCAATG AACTAGCTGCATCTGTCCCTCATACAGAAATTGTTGGAAAAGGTGATTATTTTCGATTTGGAATGAGAGATTCTCTTGCGGTGGAGGCATCTTTCTTGCAG AGGGAAGAAGAGTTGCTTTCTAGTTGGTGGAAAGAATATGCAGAGTGCTGCGAAGGTCCAAGTGGACAGCCTAGTATTACTTCCAGTTCCACGCTGCAGAAGGATGAACTATCCCAAAATTCTCCTGAACGTATCCAGCTTTATGAGATTGAAGAAGATAGGGTTGGTGTTCCCGTGAAGGGAGGGTTGTATGag GTAGATTTGACCAAGAGGCATTGTTTCCCTGTTTATTGGAATGGAGAGAATCGACGAGTGTTACGAGGCCATTGGTTTGCTCGTAAAGGTGGACTTGACTGGCTACCAGTACGCGAGGATGTTTCCGAGCAATTAGAGTATGCATATCGCTGTCAG GTTTGGCATCGCAGAACCTTTCAAGAGTCGGGTTTGTTTGCTGCCCTTGTTGAATTACAAGGTTCCACTCCT GGATTGCAAGCACTCTTCACTGGGGAAGATGATACATGGGAAGCTTGGCTAAAGTGTGATGCTTCTGGATTTTTTAGGGTTATGGGTTTTGGAGGGAACACCTTTAAATTGAGACGTGGATATGCTCCATCTGAATCGCAAAAACCGACTCAG gATGAGTTGCATCAGCAGCAGGAGGAGGAAATGGATGACTACTGTTCGCAG GTTCCTGTCCGGCATTTAGTATTCATGGTTCATGGTATTGGTCAAAGGTTGGAGAATTCTAATTTGGTGGATGATGTTGGAGATTTTCGCCATGTAACAACACGACTTGCTGAAAGACACCTGACTTCACACCAACGTGGCACTCAAAGAGTTCTTTTTATTCCATGTCAG TGGAGGAAGGGGTTGGCACTTAGTGGTGAAACATCAGTTGAAAAAATCACTTTAGACGGCGTCCGAGGATTGCGTACCATGTTGGGTGCCACTGTTCATGATGTCTTATACTATATGAGCCCTATTTATTGCCAGCACATCATTGACTCG GTATCTAACCAACTCAACAAATTATATTTGAAGTTTCTTAAGAGGAATCCTGGTTATGATGGAAAG GTTTCCCTGTATGGCCACTCATTGGGTAGTGTTTTATCCTATGACATCCTTTGCCATCAAGAAGCTTTGAATTTGCCTTGTTCAACAGAGTGGATGCATAATGAACACGAAAGAACTGAGGCCTCTTGTTCTGGCCATAACTTATCATTTGGAGGCAATCCCGTCTCAAATTCAGGAGATGAGAATTCAAAGAATGTTGAAATTCTGAGCATGGCCGGTCCTGTCGATAATCCAGACCTTACTGAAGACCATGTGGATGGATTTCCTGTATTGTCAGAATCCGATGGATCAACTACCACTGATATTGGCTACCAGCTGACAAATGATGGATCATCATCATGCGAAGAGGACAAACCTTCTTGCAATTTAAATGAAATTGAGTCCCATACAAACGATTCAATGAATCACCCATATAGTATGACAAGTGACGTTTTAATGTGTGAGGAGGAAAAAAATGACAAGGGTATCTGTGACACCAGTAAAGATCATACCATTAAATTGTTGAGAGAAGAG ATTGATTTACTTAAAAAGAAACTAAAAGAATTTGAAGCTCAATGTGCTGAAAAAG TGAAACAAGTTTGTTCAAGAAAAACATCGGCAGCAGTGACTCCACCTGATCCTGAGAGTGTTCAGCCTGGGAAAAAGGACATCTCAAAGGGTTATACTCCCCTTATAAGATACACAAAACTAGAATTCAGT GTTGACACGTTCTTTGCTGTTGGGTCTCCTCTGGGAGTGTTTCTTTCCCTCCGCAATGCTTGTATCGGAATTG GAAAAGGAAAAGACTATTGGGAAGATGAAAATATAAATGAAGAGATGCCAGCCTGTCGGCAGATGTTTAATGTCTTTCATCCGTTTGATCCCGTGGCGTATAG AATAGAACCTCTGATATGCAAAGAATATGTACACAAACGTCCTATTATTATTCCGTACCACAGAGGTGGGAAGCGGCTGTATATTGGATTCCGG GAATTTAGAGAAGGGTTAGCTTCACGTTCTGAAGCATTTGTGGATCAGTTGAGCACCGTACGG GTTAAAGTCCTCACAATCTGTGAATCGAGATGCAATGATGGCCAGGATG AGACATCTGAAAAAACCCAAGAGAAACAAGAGAGAACATATGGTTCATTTATGATGGAGAGACTAACAGGAAGTCAAGAAGGGAGAATTGATCATGTATTACAA GATAAAACTTTTCGTCATGCTTACCTCTCGGCCCTTGGATCACATAC AAACTATTGGAGAGATCCCGATACTTCTCTTTTCATATTACAACACTTATATCGGGATATACCAGATGAACCTCCCTCACCAAATGCACAACCTGAAGGCAGCTCAAAAGACAAGTCTAGCTTGGAGGGCTGGTCTGATCCGAGGGACGTGGATGATGAAGAACTCCCTTTGACCTTTGCTGACAGCATTTACATAAAAAAATTCTCCCACAGGGCCAAGAAAATTATGAGAAGCTGA
- the LOC140869088 gene encoding phospholipase SGR2-like isoform X1: MMQLNTWAGSGGEETSPDMLRNTASNIRRLAGEIEQHAGRRKYLAHTRSPSDGGDVRWYFCKVPLTVNELAASVPHTEIVGKGDYFRFGMRDSLAVEASFLQREEELLSSWWKEYAECCEGPSGQPSITSSSTLQKDELSQNSPERIQLYEIEEDRVGVPVKGGLYEVDLTKRHCFPVYWNGENRRVLRGHWFARKGGLDWLPVREDVSEQLEYAYRCQVWHRRTFQESGLFAALVELQGSTPGLQALFTGEDDTWEAWLKCDASGFFRVMGFGGNTFKLRRGYAPSESQKPTQDELHQQQEEEMDDYCSQVPVRHLVFMVHGIGQRLENSNLVDDVGDFRHVTTRLAERHLTSHQRGTQRVLFIPCQWRKGLALSGETSVEKITLDGVRGLRTMLGATVHDVLYYMSPIYCQHIIDSVSNQLNKLYLKFLKRNPGYDGKVSLYGHSLGSVLSYDILCHQEALNLPCSTEWMHNEHERTEASCSGHNLSFGGNPVSNSGDENSKNVEILSMAGPVDNPDLTEDHVDGFPVLSESDGSTTTDIGYQLTNDGSSSCEEDKPSCNLNEIESHTNDSMNHPYSMTSDVLMCEEEKNDKGICDTSKDHTIKLLREEIDLLKKKLKEFEAQCAEKEASVKQVCSRKTSAAVTPPDPESVQPGKKDISKGYTPLIRYTKLEFSVDTFFAVGSPLGVFLSLRNACIGIGKGKDYWEDENINEEMPACRQMFNVFHPFDPVAYRIEPLICKEYVHKRPIIIPYHRGGKRLYIGFREFREGLASRSEAFVDQLSTVRVKVLTICESRCNDGQDETSEKTQEKQERTYGSFMMERLTGSQEGRIDHVLQDKTFRHAYLSALGSHTNYWRDPDTSLFILQHLYRDIPDEPPSPNAQPEGSSKDKSSLEGWSDPRDVDDEELPLTFADSIYIKKFSHRAKKIMRS, translated from the exons ATGATGCAGTTAAATACCTGGGCTGGTTCTGGTGGTGAGGAGACCTCACCGGACATGTTGAGGAACACAGCGTCGAATATAAGAAGGTTGGCTGGTGAAATTGAGCAGCATGCTGGCCGGCGGAAGTATCTTGCACACACTAGGAGTCCTTCAGATGGCGGAGATGTGCGCTGGTACTTTTGCAAGGTCCCCTTGACAGTCAATG AACTAGCTGCATCTGTCCCTCATACAGAAATTGTTGGAAAAGGTGATTATTTTCGATTTGGAATGAGAGATTCTCTTGCGGTGGAGGCATCTTTCTTGCAG AGGGAAGAAGAGTTGCTTTCTAGTTGGTGGAAAGAATATGCAGAGTGCTGCGAAGGTCCAAGTGGACAGCCTAGTATTACTTCCAGTTCCACGCTGCAGAAGGATGAACTATCCCAAAATTCTCCTGAACGTATCCAGCTTTATGAGATTGAAGAAGATAGGGTTGGTGTTCCCGTGAAGGGAGGGTTGTATGag GTAGATTTGACCAAGAGGCATTGTTTCCCTGTTTATTGGAATGGAGAGAATCGACGAGTGTTACGAGGCCATTGGTTTGCTCGTAAAGGTGGACTTGACTGGCTACCAGTACGCGAGGATGTTTCCGAGCAATTAGAGTATGCATATCGCTGTCAG GTTTGGCATCGCAGAACCTTTCAAGAGTCGGGTTTGTTTGCTGCCCTTGTTGAATTACAAGGTTCCACTCCT GGATTGCAAGCACTCTTCACTGGGGAAGATGATACATGGGAAGCTTGGCTAAAGTGTGATGCTTCTGGATTTTTTAGGGTTATGGGTTTTGGAGGGAACACCTTTAAATTGAGACGTGGATATGCTCCATCTGAATCGCAAAAACCGACTCAG gATGAGTTGCATCAGCAGCAGGAGGAGGAAATGGATGACTACTGTTCGCAG GTTCCTGTCCGGCATTTAGTATTCATGGTTCATGGTATTGGTCAAAGGTTGGAGAATTCTAATTTGGTGGATGATGTTGGAGATTTTCGCCATGTAACAACACGACTTGCTGAAAGACACCTGACTTCACACCAACGTGGCACTCAAAGAGTTCTTTTTATTCCATGTCAG TGGAGGAAGGGGTTGGCACTTAGTGGTGAAACATCAGTTGAAAAAATCACTTTAGACGGCGTCCGAGGATTGCGTACCATGTTGGGTGCCACTGTTCATGATGTCTTATACTATATGAGCCCTATTTATTGCCAGCACATCATTGACTCG GTATCTAACCAACTCAACAAATTATATTTGAAGTTTCTTAAGAGGAATCCTGGTTATGATGGAAAG GTTTCCCTGTATGGCCACTCATTGGGTAGTGTTTTATCCTATGACATCCTTTGCCATCAAGAAGCTTTGAATTTGCCTTGTTCAACAGAGTGGATGCATAATGAACACGAAAGAACTGAGGCCTCTTGTTCTGGCCATAACTTATCATTTGGAGGCAATCCCGTCTCAAATTCAGGAGATGAGAATTCAAAGAATGTTGAAATTCTGAGCATGGCCGGTCCTGTCGATAATCCAGACCTTACTGAAGACCATGTGGATGGATTTCCTGTATTGTCAGAATCCGATGGATCAACTACCACTGATATTGGCTACCAGCTGACAAATGATGGATCATCATCATGCGAAGAGGACAAACCTTCTTGCAATTTAAATGAAATTGAGTCCCATACAAACGATTCAATGAATCACCCATATAGTATGACAAGTGACGTTTTAATGTGTGAGGAGGAAAAAAATGACAAGGGTATCTGTGACACCAGTAAAGATCATACCATTAAATTGTTGAGAGAAGAG ATTGATTTACTTAAAAAGAAACTAAAAGAATTTGAAGCTCAATGTGCTGAAAAAG AAGCTTCAGTGAAACAAGTTTGTTCAAGAAAAACATCGGCAGCAGTGACTCCACCTGATCCTGAGAGTGTTCAGCCTGGGAAAAAGGACATCTCAAAGGGTTATACTCCCCTTATAAGATACACAAAACTAGAATTCAGT GTTGACACGTTCTTTGCTGTTGGGTCTCCTCTGGGAGTGTTTCTTTCCCTCCGCAATGCTTGTATCGGAATTG GAAAAGGAAAAGACTATTGGGAAGATGAAAATATAAATGAAGAGATGCCAGCCTGTCGGCAGATGTTTAATGTCTTTCATCCGTTTGATCCCGTGGCGTATAG AATAGAACCTCTGATATGCAAAGAATATGTACACAAACGTCCTATTATTATTCCGTACCACAGAGGTGGGAAGCGGCTGTATATTGGATTCCGG GAATTTAGAGAAGGGTTAGCTTCACGTTCTGAAGCATTTGTGGATCAGTTGAGCACCGTACGG GTTAAAGTCCTCACAATCTGTGAATCGAGATGCAATGATGGCCAGGATG AGACATCTGAAAAAACCCAAGAGAAACAAGAGAGAACATATGGTTCATTTATGATGGAGAGACTAACAGGAAGTCAAGAAGGGAGAATTGATCATGTATTACAA GATAAAACTTTTCGTCATGCTTACCTCTCGGCCCTTGGATCACATAC AAACTATTGGAGAGATCCCGATACTTCTCTTTTCATATTACAACACTTATATCGGGATATACCAGATGAACCTCCCTCACCAAATGCACAACCTGAAGGCAGCTCAAAAGACAAGTCTAGCTTGGAGGGCTGGTCTGATCCGAGGGACGTGGATGATGAAGAACTCCCTTTGACCTTTGCTGACAGCATTTACATAAAAAAATTCTCCCACAGGGCCAAGAAAATTATGAGAAGCTGA